From Dasypus novemcinctus isolate mDasNov1 chromosome 8, mDasNov1.1.hap2, whole genome shotgun sequence, the proteins below share one genomic window:
- the CCL19 gene encoding C-C motif chemokine 19: MAPRLAPLLALSLLFLWTSPALGNANDAEDCCLTVTKRPIPGSIVRSFHYLLLKDGCRVSAVVFTTLRGHQICAPLDRPWALRIIRRLEKASAKSKSHQK, from the exons ATGGCACCTCGCTTGGCTCCACTACTGGCTCTCAGCCTGCTGTTTCTCTGGACCTCCCCGG CTCTGGGTAATGCCAATGACGCGGAAGACTGCTGCCTGACTGTGACCAAGCGCCCCATCCCTGGGAGCATTGTGCGATCTTTCCACTACCTCCTCCTGAAGGATGgctgcagggtgtctgctgtggT GTTCACCACTCTGAGAGGCCACCAGATCTGTGCACCCCTAGACCGGCCCTGGGCGCTGCGCATCATCCGGAGACTGGAGAAGGCCTCTGCCAAG AGCAAAAGTCACCAAAAGTAG